Genomic segment of Phycisphaerae bacterium:
GGTGACGGGCTTTTAAACATAAAGTCTATAGCTTTATCAGCAATCTCCTCCGTCATATCAAAACCTTCATCTGATTTTGATCTATGAGATACTTGGCAGTAAATACAAGAATGGTCACATCTTCTTGTTGTTACAAACATAAAAAGGCTAGTGAACTGACGCAAAAAAGACATCTTTGTGCGGTACTTCGTTGATAACATATCCACAGACACTGTTGAGTCTCTATCTAATAGAAAATGCCTTGATTTCAGTGAGTTGTACAGTTCGGAATCGTAGGATAGATTATGTTTGATCAGTGCTTCAAGTTCTTGGCGGTTTACTACAAAATACTCTCCCGCAAAGTTTGACAAAAAATATTTCTCTGGGGCAATATGGGAAAACCGGAATGGTAAAAGACTATAATTGTCACAAAACTTTGTCCTATGGTCAGTTAATAATTTTTCTAAGCTTGGCATGATCTAATTTTGGGCTCAAGATTCTTTTCATCAAGCATCAAAAGAAGCTATCTTTTTAGGGTCCAATCTGTAGTTAGCATCATCTCCTTCTTGGTCAATGAGTGAAGTCGCGGAAAAGGCCTGCGCTAACAGAATATTCCTAATATCCTTGGTTTCCTCTGATACTAATTCTCTTAATTCCTGATCCAGAACTTCGTTGTAAAATTCTTCTCCGATATTGAAAAAGCTAACATTGGCGTTCTTGACCTCA
This window contains:
- the hxsD gene encoding His-Xaa-Ser system protein HxsD, encoding MSENPNNKKCKVLLNRNIYSLISIKKAAYKFGDKYYIEIDEESQDEIAITFEVKNANVSFFNIGEEFYNEVLDQELRELVSEETKDIRNILLAQAFSATSLIDQEGDDANYRLDPKKIASFDA